A window of the Rhizobium brockwellii genome harbors these coding sequences:
- a CDS encoding DHA2 family efflux MFS transporter permease subunit — MSDQIYQAPMVRRATPNFRVIAMIVASAMLMENIDATVLATALPTMARDFGVGAPAMSIALTSYLLSLAIFIPASGRMADSFGSRTVFRSAIAVFVVGSILCALAPTLSFLVLARLLQGIGGAMMMPVGRLVLMRSVDRKDMVSAMSWLLVPALIGPIVGPPLGGFIVTYLDWRWIFYINVPIGIIGMIFVSIYIDEVKGKASGPFDTIGFILSGISLGSLLFGFEMSSHEGEGAFSIFLIAIGLLFGIAYLRHARKHPSPIMDFSLMKVPSFGTSVIAGSLTRITQGAQPFLLPLLFQIGFGLSAAAAGQIIIATALGALAMKPMAKFVFRRLGFRRSLILNGILGTIGYGLCAAFRPDWPMPLIFVVLVLSAFFLSFQFTAYNTIAYDEISKDRMSSATSFYTTFQQLMLSLGICIGALALHGSMALSGTETPALGDFSAAFIVVTIISITATFWNLRFSPTAGEEITGYKAKQRKDAVAKG, encoded by the coding sequence ATGTCGGATCAGATTTACCAGGCGCCGATGGTTCGGCGCGCCACGCCCAATTTCCGGGTGATCGCGATGATTGTCGCGAGTGCGATGCTGATGGAAAACATCGATGCGACCGTGCTTGCGACCGCGCTGCCCACCATGGCGCGCGATTTCGGCGTCGGCGCCCCGGCCATGTCGATCGCCCTGACTTCCTATCTCCTGAGCCTTGCGATCTTCATCCCGGCAAGCGGCCGGATGGCCGACAGTTTCGGCTCCCGCACCGTTTTCCGCTCGGCGATCGCCGTCTTCGTCGTCGGCTCCATCCTCTGTGCTCTGGCGCCGACGCTGTCCTTCCTGGTGCTGGCGCGGCTGCTTCAGGGCATAGGCGGCGCGATGATGATGCCGGTCGGGCGCCTGGTGCTGATGCGCAGCGTCGACCGCAAGGATATGGTCAGCGCCATGTCCTGGCTGCTCGTGCCGGCGCTGATCGGCCCGATTGTCGGCCCGCCGCTCGGCGGCTTCATCGTCACCTATCTCGACTGGCGCTGGATCTTTTATATCAACGTGCCGATCGGCATCATCGGCATGATCTTCGTCTCAATCTACATCGATGAGGTGAAGGGCAAGGCAAGCGGTCCGTTCGATACGATCGGTTTCATCCTCTCGGGCATCTCGCTCGGCTCGCTGCTCTTCGGCTTCGAAATGTCGAGCCATGAGGGCGAGGGTGCGTTTTCGATCTTCCTGATCGCCATCGGCCTGCTCTTCGGCATCGCCTATCTCAGACATGCCCGCAAGCATCCGTCGCCGATCATGGATTTCTCGCTGATGAAGGTGCCAAGCTTCGGCACGTCTGTCATTGCTGGTTCGCTGACCCGCATCACGCAAGGCGCGCAACCCTTCCTGCTGCCGCTGCTCTTCCAGATCGGCTTCGGCCTGTCTGCCGCCGCGGCCGGCCAGATCATCATCGCGACCGCGCTTGGCGCTCTCGCCATGAAGCCGATGGCGAAGTTTGTCTTCCGCCGCCTGGGCTTCCGCAGGAGCCTCATCCTCAACGGCATCCTCGGGACGATCGGCTATGGCCTTTGTGCCGCCTTCCGGCCGGACTGGCCGATGCCGCTGATCTTCGTCGTCCTGGTGCTCAGCGCCTTCTTTCTGTCGTTCCAGTTCACGGCCTATAACACCATTGCCTATGACGAGATCAGCAAGGATCGGATGAGTTCGGCCACCAGCTTCTACACCACCTTCCAGCAACTGATGCTCTCGCTCGGCATCTGCATCGGCGCCTTGGCGCTGCACGGCTCCATGGCTTTGTCAGGCACTGAGACGCCGGCTCTTGGCGATTTCTCGGCCGCCTTCATCGTCGTCACCATTATCTCGATTACCGCCACCTTCTGGAACCTGCGCTTCTCGCCGACTGCCGGCGAGGAGATCACCGGCTACAAGGCCAAACAGAGGAAAGACGCCGTCGCCAAAGGCTGA